The proteins below are encoded in one region of Planctopirus limnophila DSM 3776:
- a CDS encoding SIS domain-containing protein produces the protein MLGAHLNPADYLSRVAQVFQTLDLKETEQLAEDIYSAYENGKFVFICGNGGSGSNSSHFCEDLGKSSLDRKDFTNDERKRLKVLSLTDNTPYILAWGNDEGFDRVFVEQLKNLASPGDVLIAISGSGNSPNILNAVEWANRKGLVTWGITGYSGGKLKSLGQKNLHVPLDDMGIVECVHLILFHWILNDLHGRINQIGRYQVPR, from the coding sequence ATGCTCGGCGCTCACCTGAATCCGGCTGATTATCTTTCAAGGGTTGCTCAAGTCTTTCAGACCCTTGATTTGAAGGAAACTGAACAACTGGCAGAAGACATTTATTCGGCCTACGAGAATGGCAAGTTTGTCTTCATCTGCGGGAATGGTGGCAGCGGCTCGAACAGCTCGCATTTCTGCGAAGATCTGGGGAAAAGCTCCCTCGACCGCAAAGATTTCACTAACGATGAACGCAAGCGGCTCAAAGTGTTATCGCTCACCGATAACACGCCTTACATCCTGGCGTGGGGTAACGACGAAGGCTTCGATCGTGTCTTTGTAGAACAGTTGAAGAATCTCGCCTCGCCGGGAGATGTTCTGATTGCCATCAGCGGCAGTGGAAACAGCCCGAACATTCTCAATGCTGTCGAATGGGCCAATCGCAAAGGTCTCGTCACCTGGGGCATTACAGGCTATTCGGGTGGCAAACTGAAATCGCTGGGACAGAAAAACCTGCATGTCCCGCTGGATGACATGGGAATTGTCGAGTGTGTCCATCTGATTCTGTTCCACTGGATCCTGAACGATCTCCATGGTCGCATCAATCAGATCGGACGCTACCAGGTGCCACGATGA